From Caretta caretta isolate rCarCar2 chromosome 14, rCarCar1.hap1, whole genome shotgun sequence, the proteins below share one genomic window:
- the LOC142068939 gene encoding olfactory receptor 14A16-like, protein MSNQTTVTEFLLLGFSDVRELQILHFIVFLVLYLAALTGNLLIITATALDHHLHTPMYFFLMSLSILDLGSISVTIPKSMANSLMNTRSISYSGCVAQVFFLIFFAEADFVLLTIMAYDRYIAIYKPLHYETIMNRRACVQMAAIAWISVILYSSLHTGNTFSITFCGGNMVDQFFCEIPQLLKLACSNSYFNEVGIIEFSVCLTLSCFVFIIVTYVQILTTVLRIPSEQGRHKTFSTCLPHLIVISMFLSTGVFAYVKPISSSPSALDLVVAVLYSVLPPVMNPIIYSIKNKEIKASLRKLTGWRLFNKNKMSAFL, encoded by the coding sequence atgtccaaccaaACCACCGTGACCGAGTTCCTTCTCctgggattctctgatgttcGAGAACTGCAGATTTTGCACTTCATTGTGTTTCTAGTGCTTTATCTGGCAGCCCTGACAGGGAATCTTCTCATCATCACAGCCACAGCTCTTGACCaccaccttcacacccccatgtacttctttcTGATGAGTTTGTCCATCCTAGACCTCGGCTCCATCTCTGTCACCATCCCCAAATCTATGGCCAATTCCCTTATGAACACCAGGTCCATTTCCTATTCTGGATGTGTCGCCCAAGTCTTTTTCCTCATCTTCTTTGCTGAGGCCGACTTTGTCTTACTCACCATCATGGCGTACGATCGATACATCGCCATCTACAAACCACTGCACTATGAGACTATAATGAACAGGAGAGCTTGTGTCCAAATGGCAGCCATTGCCTGGATCAGTGTAATCCTCTATTCTTCATTGCATACCGGGAACACGTTTTCGATAACCTTCTGTGGAGGCAACATGGTTGAtcagttcttctgtgaaatcCCCCAGCTACTCAAGCTCGCCTGCTCTAACTCGTACTTCAATGAAGTTGGGATTATTGAATTTAGTGTGTGTTTAACTCTaagttgctttgtttttataattgtgaCATATGTTCAGATCTTGACCACAGTATTGAGAATCCCCTCTGAGCAGGGCCGACATAAAACCTTCTCCACATGCCTTCCTCACCTCATTGTAATTTCCATGTTTCTTTCCACTGGTGTCTTTGCCTACGTGAAACCCATCTCCAGCTCTCCGTCAGCTCTAGATCTCGTGGTGGCTGTTCTCTATTCCGTGCTGCCACCAGTGATGAATCCAATCATCTACAGCATAAAGAACAAGGAAATCAAAGCTTCCCTGAGGAAACTGACTGGGTGGAGGTTATTCAACAAGAATAAAATGTCTGCGTTTCTCTGA